A single region of the Thermomicrobiales bacterium genome encodes:
- a CDS encoding SIS domain-containing protein translates to MSAPERPTSHPFNMHQHMFDQPDAIEQVVPANSERVDRFAATVAELDRLWIVGIGTSYHAALMGEYFFRAFGGGLTAIACHSFDFCLYGPPLTDRDAVIVISHTGRKSYSVDALNRVRESSAALALITGEEGAQRHTDLQHVLTTTAPEGSATYTISYTSALAVLTAIAGAVGERRTGAPVAGIDALTSELPAAMRGALEAEQQIRSLAEVHAGHRKVWLSGAGAAGVSALEAALKIKEASYINAEALPVEQMLHGPFTSVEPEDLMILVAPEGAGQPRTIQLGLAARDLGLDLFVVSDGTATELREGAAGWITVPAIAEPFSALTTLVPLQMLAYWYAITRGTNPDTFRRDDPRFARAYALAPL, encoded by the coding sequence ATGAGCGCACCGGAACGTCCGACGAGTCACCCATTCAACATGCACCAGCACATGTTCGATCAGCCTGATGCAATCGAGCAGGTTGTACCCGCAAACAGCGAGCGAGTCGACCGATTCGCAGCCACGGTCGCCGAACTGGATCGCCTCTGGATCGTTGGCATTGGCACGTCCTACCACGCTGCGCTCATGGGCGAATACTTCTTCAGGGCTTTCGGCGGCGGACTGACCGCCATCGCCTGCCACTCATTCGACTTCTGCCTCTACGGCCCCCCGCTGACCGACCGCGACGCCGTCATCGTCATCAGCCACACCGGCCGCAAGAGCTACAGCGTTGATGCGCTGAACCGTGTCCGCGAGTCGTCGGCGGCGCTGGCGCTGATCACCGGCGAGGAGGGCGCGCAGCGGCACACCGACTTGCAGCACGTCCTGACGACAACCGCGCCGGAAGGCTCTGCGACCTACACGATCTCCTACACGTCGGCGCTCGCCGTTCTCACCGCTATCGCCGGAGCCGTCGGCGAACGCCGAACTGGCGCGCCGGTGGCCGGCATTGATGCACTGACGAGCGAGCTGCCGGCGGCAATGCGTGGCGCGCTGGAAGCCGAGCAGCAGATCCGCTCGCTCGCCGAGGTCCACGCCGGTCATCGCAAAGTCTGGCTCTCCGGAGCCGGTGCCGCAGGTGTGTCGGCGCTGGAGGCAGCGCTGAAGATTAAAGAGGCCAGCTACATCAACGCCGAGGCACTGCCGGTCGAGCAGATGCTGCACGGCCCGTTCACCTCAGTCGAGCCCGAAGATCTGATGATTCTGGTCGCGCCGGAGGGTGCCGGTCAGCCGCGAACGATCCAGCTCGGGCTGGCAGCGCGCGACCTCGGCCTCGATCTGTTCGTCGTCAGCGACGGCACGGCGACCGAGCTCCGCGAGGGTGCTGCCGGCTGGATCACGGTCCCGGCCATCGCCGAGCCGTTCTCGGCGCTAACAACGCTCGTGCCACTGCAGATGCTGGCCTACTGGTATGCCATCACCCGCGGCACGAACCCGGATACCTTCCGCCGCGACGACCCGCGCTTCGCCCGCGCCTACGCGCTCGCCCCACTCTAG
- a CDS encoding PLP-dependent aminotransferase family protein, with translation MTVDLAIPIEVDRDSGVALHAQLAEQFRRAILDGRLAAGDRLPATRQMAAEVGVSRNVVLACYDELFAQGYVEGRHGSGTYVAHDLPAASARTLPAPSGTPRWLRDLPELISTDADPTARIDFRLGRPSTSYLASDAWRRIWQTVASEPVPSGYGDPAGEPLLCEAIAAYVRRSRGVICQASDVVVTSGAVQAIDLVARATIRPGDAVAIEDPGYPVARAVLTARGAQIVPVGVDEDGLLVDELAEHSDAPLLAYVTPSHQYPLGVRMSLARRMALLEWARMADGLIVEDDYDSEYRYDRAPLPALAGLDDEGRVAYIGTFSKLLAPSLRVGYLIGPAPLRERVVQAKRLADYHTAWPVQRALAAFITDGHLERHIRRMRRHYADKRAALARALEPVADRAVMRGLEAGLHVYLELEPPLDAEVVRQRAFERGVAVTTLAGYVVDGQPANGLLLGYGGLSLEEIEEGAAVLCECLTQ, from the coding sequence ATGACTGTCGATCTCGCCATTCCGATTGAGGTCGATCGGGATTCCGGCGTGGCTCTGCACGCACAGCTCGCAGAGCAGTTTCGACGTGCCATTCTGGACGGGCGGCTGGCGGCGGGTGACAGATTGCCGGCGACGCGACAGATGGCCGCCGAGGTGGGAGTGTCGCGCAACGTGGTGCTGGCTTGTTACGACGAGCTCTTCGCTCAGGGCTACGTCGAGGGTCGCCACGGCTCCGGCACCTATGTCGCTCACGATCTGCCGGCAGCATCGGCGCGCACCTTGCCCGCGCCGAGTGGCACTCCACGTTGGCTACGAGACCTCCCCGAGCTGATCAGCACCGATGCTGACCCGACCGCCAGGATCGACTTCCGACTGGGGCGTCCGTCGACCAGCTACCTGGCGTCCGACGCCTGGCGGCGCATCTGGCAGACGGTCGCGTCCGAGCCGGTGCCGTCGGGCTACGGCGATCCTGCCGGTGAGCCGCTGCTCTGCGAGGCGATTGCTGCCTATGTCCGGCGCTCGCGTGGTGTGATCTGCCAGGCGTCGGATGTCGTCGTGACGTCGGGCGCAGTGCAGGCGATCGATCTTGTCGCTCGCGCGACGATTCGCCCCGGCGATGCGGTGGCGATTGAGGATCCCGGCTATCCGGTCGCCCGTGCAGTTCTGACGGCACGCGGCGCGCAGATCGTGCCAGTCGGCGTCGACGAAGACGGATTGCTGGTCGACGAGCTTGCCGAACACAGCGACGCGCCGTTGCTCGCCTACGTCACGCCTTCGCACCAGTACCCGCTCGGAGTGCGGATGTCTCTGGCGCGACGGATGGCGCTGCTGGAGTGGGCGCGGATGGCGGACGGGCTGATTGTTGAAGATGACTATGACAGCGAATATCGCTACGACCGCGCGCCACTTCCGGCGCTGGCTGGTCTCGACGATGAGGGTCGGGTCGCCTACATCGGCACGTTCTCGAAATTGCTGGCACCGTCGCTGCGAGTTGGGTATCTGATAGGTCCGGCACCGCTGCGAGAGCGCGTCGTTCAGGCGAAGCGGCTGGCGGATTACCACACCGCCTGGCCGGTGCAGCGGGCGCTCGCCGCCTTCATCACCGACGGGCACCTGGAGCGCCACATTCGGAGGATGCGGCGGCACTACGCCGACAAACGCGCGGCACTTGCTCGGGCGCTTGAGCCTGTTGCAGACCGAGCGGTAATGCGCGGCCTCGAAGCCGGACTACATGTCTATCTGGAGCTGGAGCCGCCGCTGGATGCTGAGGTCGTTCGGCAACGCGCGTTCGAGCGCGGCGTTGCGGTGACGACGCTGGCTGGCTACGTCGTTGATGGCCAGCCTGCCAACGGGCTGCTGCTTGGTTACGGTGGCCTCAGTCTTGAAGAGATCGAAGAGGGCGCGGCTGTGCTTTGCGAGTGCCTGACGCAGTGA
- a CDS encoding sorbitol dehydrogenase family protein, whose product MSPGPELPRIGREPELDRVLSRRAFLALVSSGIAATVLATCANGDDNDTTPTAVAETVVTGSPVATEPSEASPETNGSPQPDRSVAMFLTLSSALTGFDDLSDQQLAETYLGNLGEEGSALVDLFSAVGLSSPDVSLTFDQVESAGVFDDDRLSALADKITVYWYSGKYQQPDGQDAVATFINALAWPATGYRVTGPSSCTGQTGVWTSPPA is encoded by the coding sequence GTGTCACCTGGACCTGAGTTACCCCGCATTGGTCGCGAACCGGAGTTGGATCGCGTGCTCAGTCGCCGCGCTTTTCTCGCGCTCGTCAGCTCAGGCATCGCCGCCACCGTACTGGCTACCTGCGCGAACGGCGACGACAACGATACGACGCCTACGGCGGTCGCTGAGACGGTGGTGACCGGCTCCCCAGTGGCGACGGAACCGAGCGAAGCCTCGCCCGAAACGAATGGCTCGCCACAGCCTGATCGGTCTGTAGCGATGTTTCTGACGCTCTCGTCGGCGCTGACCGGCTTCGACGATCTGAGTGACCAGCAGCTGGCCGAGACCTACCTCGGGAATCTCGGCGAAGAAGGTTCGGCGCTCGTCGATCTGTTCAGCGCCGTCGGTCTGAGCTCGCCGGATGTCTCGCTCACATTTGACCAGGTCGAGTCAGCCGGAGTCTTCGACGACGATCGCCTTAGCGCTCTCGCCGACAAGATCACGGTTTACTGGTATAGCGGTAAGTACCAGCAACCGGATGGGCAGGATGCCGTTGCGACGTTCATCAACGCCCTGGCGTGGCCGGCGACTGGCTATCGCGTTACTGGACCCAGCAGTTGCACCGGTCAGACCGGCGTCTGGACCTCGCCTCCCGCATAG
- a CDS encoding GMC family oxidoreductase, giving the protein MADRVEADVVIVGAGVAGSLIAWQLATAGIQVVVLESGTWVDRHKGVEQYRAAVAKTPEAPYEDLEWAPRPLTIALDQYYEQVGEVFFKSTYERRVGGTTWHWQGTAMRFVPNDFTMQSLYGHGKDWPLTYDDLESWYAQAEQALGVAGQQYDNDLMPRSGPFPMPPLPMTVLDQRIAEAATPLGHKVFINAQAKNSQAWDGRPPCCGNNICVPICPIGAKYDAAVHATKAQDAGAQIIDSAVAYKIDVGAEGKVSLIHYKTPDGAEHEAVGKLYVVAAHAIETPKLLLMSKTDAMPNGVANSSDQVGRNLMDHPTLVSLALTNDPVWPYRSPLETSGIETYRDGDFRATHAAFRTPIGNDGWSFGGKIPPDLAAGLIANEGLRGPALRARIGEMAQRQIRLAALVEQLPNPDNRVTLSETRTDALGIPAPRIEYALDDYTTSGIEQAKQMADEIFDALGVSYREHQSEFFGAGHIIGTHVMGTDPATSVTDPDGRTHDHPNLFLSGCGQFPTAGTANPTLTLAALALRTADVLKSDLAG; this is encoded by the coding sequence ATGGCAGACCGAGTTGAGGCTGATGTTGTCATAGTCGGTGCCGGTGTCGCGGGGTCGCTCATTGCCTGGCAACTGGCGACTGCGGGGATACAGGTCGTCGTCCTCGAATCCGGCACCTGGGTCGATCGACACAAGGGCGTCGAGCAGTATCGCGCTGCGGTCGCCAAGACGCCCGAAGCGCCCTACGAGGATCTCGAGTGGGCGCCGCGACCGCTCACGATCGCGCTCGATCAGTATTACGAGCAGGTCGGCGAAGTGTTCTTTAAGAGCACCTACGAGCGCCGCGTCGGTGGCACGACGTGGCACTGGCAGGGGACGGCGATGCGCTTCGTGCCGAACGACTTCACAATGCAGTCGCTCTACGGACACGGCAAGGATTGGCCGTTGACCTATGACGATCTGGAGTCGTGGTACGCCCAGGCCGAGCAGGCGCTCGGTGTGGCGGGGCAGCAATACGACAACGACCTGATGCCACGGAGCGGCCCGTTCCCGATGCCGCCGCTGCCGATGACGGTGCTGGATCAGCGCATCGCCGAGGCGGCGACGCCGCTGGGCCACAAGGTGTTCATCAACGCGCAGGCGAAGAACTCGCAAGCGTGGGATGGTCGACCGCCGTGCTGCGGCAACAACATCTGCGTGCCGATCTGTCCGATCGGAGCGAAGTACGATGCCGCCGTGCATGCCACCAAGGCGCAGGACGCGGGCGCGCAGATCATCGACTCGGCTGTTGCTTACAAGATCGACGTTGGTGCTGAGGGCAAGGTCAGCCTGATCCACTATAAGACGCCGGACGGTGCCGAACACGAAGCGGTCGGCAAGCTCTACGTCGTCGCAGCCCATGCGATCGAGACGCCGAAGCTACTGCTGATGTCGAAGACAGATGCCATGCCGAACGGCGTAGCCAATTCGAGTGACCAGGTTGGGCGTAACTTGATGGACCATCCGACCCTGGTGAGTCTGGCACTGACCAACGATCCGGTCTGGCCGTATCGGAGTCCGCTGGAGACGTCAGGGATCGAGACGTATCGCGACGGCGATTTCCGCGCGACCCACGCCGCATTCCGTACGCCGATCGGCAACGATGGCTGGTCGTTCGGCGGGAAGATTCCGCCCGACCTCGCTGCGGGGCTGATCGCTAACGAAGGCTTGCGCGGACCGGCGTTGCGCGCGCGAATCGGCGAGATGGCGCAGCGCCAAATCCGGCTCGCCGCGCTCGTCGAGCAACTGCCAAACCCTGACAACCGCGTGACGCTCTCCGAGACGCGCACCGACGCGCTGGGCATACCGGCCCCGCGGATCGAGTACGCGCTGGACGACTACACGACGAGCGGCATCGAGCAGGCGAAGCAAATGGCCGACGAGATCTTCGATGCGCTGGGCGTTTCGTACCGCGAGCATCAATCTGAGTTCTTCGGTGCCGGGCATATCATTGGCACTCACGTGATGGGGACCGACCCCGCCACGTCAGTGACCGACCCGGACGGCCGAACGCACGATCACCCGAATCTGTTTCTCTCGGGCTGCGGCCAGTTCCCGACCGCGGGCACGGCCAACCCGACGCTCACGCTCGCGGCGTTGGCGCTACGGACGGCAGACGTGCTGAAGAGCGATCTCGCTGGCTAA
- a CDS encoding alpha/beta hydrolase, with the protein MAVATTSQGRVIHYDEWAGDGDPVILVSGLGGFRASWRPIAEQLAPEFRVIALDNRDAGENGEETADYSVSDMASDVAALMDTLGIERAAIVGHSMGGFISLHLATEHADRVAKLVLVGTSPAAGVAIGQPFPPPPRESWIVDPVERSKAASPASYAPGFFDRNPGKLAEVAEMARGNRITRDGYARQARAINETHDVRPRLGEITAPTLVIHGDTDPSVSVKGGKLLLDGIPNATMHVYPGVGHHPMREEPERFIDDLLTFLRSDS; encoded by the coding sequence ATGGCAGTAGCAACCACCAGCCAGGGACGAGTGATTCATTATGACGAGTGGGCGGGTGACGGCGACCCGGTCATTCTGGTCAGCGGTCTCGGCGGCTTTCGCGCCAGTTGGCGACCGATTGCCGAACAGCTCGCACCGGAGTTCCGCGTCATCGCTCTCGACAACCGCGACGCCGGTGAGAACGGCGAGGAGACCGCCGACTATTCTGTCTCGGACATGGCCAGCGACGTGGCAGCCCTGATGGATACGCTCGGGATCGAGCGCGCGGCGATTGTCGGGCACTCAATGGGCGGGTTCATCTCGCTCCATCTCGCCACCGAGCACGCGGACCGCGTCGCCAAACTCGTGCTCGTCGGCACCTCACCGGCTGCCGGTGTTGCTATCGGGCAGCCCTTCCCACCACCGCCGCGCGAGAGCTGGATCGTCGATCCGGTCGAGCGCTCGAAGGCCGCATCGCCCGCGTCATATGCTCCCGGATTCTTCGATCGCAATCCGGGGAAGCTCGCTGAAGTCGCTGAGATGGCGCGCGGCAACCGCATCACCCGCGACGGCTATGCCCGCCAGGCCCGCGCGATCAACGAGACTCACGACGTTCGCCCGCGCCTCGGCGAGATCACAGCGCCAACGCTGGTGATCCACGGCGATACCGACCCGAGCGTCTCGGTTAAGGGCGGCAAGCTGCTGCTCGACGGCATCCCGAACGCGACTATGCACGTCTACCCCGGCGTCGGCCACCACCCGATGCGTGAGGAACCGGAGCGCTTCATCGATGACCTGCTGACGTTCCTGCGGTCCGACAGCTAG
- a CDS encoding VOC family protein has protein sequence MASAFRLEHTAIPAEGALFDETVTFYKEMFGMEVVREVRGDRQHFAFLSDGKGGMIEMLDVPGEPLTAPSHLAFMVSMDEFETTRADLAERGIAFDPVFQTDAGDLLAYFRDPAGNCAQLIGRKDPFES, from the coding sequence ATGGCGAGCGCATTCCGCCTGGAGCACACCGCAATTCCGGCTGAAGGAGCACTGTTCGACGAGACAGTCACCTTCTACAAGGAGATGTTCGGCATGGAGGTTGTCCGCGAGGTGCGCGGAGATCGCCAGCACTTCGCATTTCTGTCCGACGGCAAGGGCGGAATGATCGAGATGCTCGATGTCCCCGGCGAGCCGTTGACCGCGCCCTCACACCTCGCCTTCATGGTGTCGATGGACGAGTTCGAGACGACCCGCGCGGACCTGGCCGAACGCGGCATCGCCTTCGATCCCGTCTTCCAGACCGACGCCGGCGATCTGCTCGCCTACTTCCGCGATCCAGCCGGCAACTGCGCCCAGCTCATTGGCCGCAAGGATCCATTCGAGAGCTAG
- a CDS encoding MFS transporter produces MTRRALLMPVYVPTMLLGLAEGLLLPTLPAFALSFDVSFAVASLVLAASGIGTLVADLPAGMLLGRMGLKPTMVLGAALVAFGTMALTFATGVNQLIALRLLAGVGTAMWGLSRHAFITESIDPRQRGQAISVFGGINRIGVFGGPAIGGIIGNQFGLSASFFVAGVLGFIALAISFIFVKDTQVAVHSERGARWGLVREMVRANWRDLSAASVAQTFAQMIRAGRQTIIPFYGLSVLGLDAGQVGLIQSASSSVDMILFIPAGYLMDHFGRKVAAVPSFAVMAVGMVLVPFTTGYLTLMAAATLIGVGNGLGSGTMMTLGADLAPPGATGEFLGLWRLIGDSGRAGGPLAVGSLTDALGFEYTSFILAAVGLSASGILALLVKETRVADDPVLDSGAPPGG; encoded by the coding sequence ATGACCCGACGCGCGCTGCTGATGCCGGTCTATGTGCCGACGATGTTGCTGGGGCTGGCAGAGGGCCTGCTCCTGCCGACTCTGCCTGCCTTTGCCCTGTCATTCGATGTCAGCTTTGCAGTCGCCAGTCTGGTGCTGGCCGCGTCCGGCATCGGGACGCTCGTCGCAGACCTGCCGGCCGGTATGCTGCTTGGTCGCATGGGCCTGAAGCCGACGATGGTACTCGGCGCGGCGCTGGTCGCTTTCGGCACGATGGCGCTGACGTTCGCGACCGGCGTGAATCAGCTCATCGCTCTGCGGCTTCTGGCCGGCGTCGGCACTGCGATGTGGGGCCTGTCGCGCCACGCATTCATCACCGAATCGATTGATCCGCGCCAGCGTGGGCAGGCGATCTCTGTGTTCGGCGGCATAAACCGGATCGGTGTGTTTGGCGGGCCGGCCATCGGCGGGATTATCGGCAATCAATTCGGGCTATCGGCCTCGTTCTTTGTCGCCGGCGTGCTTGGGTTCATCGCGCTGGCTATCTCGTTCATTTTCGTGAAGGACACGCAAGTTGCCGTCCACTCCGAGCGCGGCGCGCGCTGGGGACTGGTGCGCGAGATGGTTCGGGCGAATTGGAGGGATTTGAGCGCTGCGAGCGTCGCTCAGACATTTGCCCAGATGATCCGGGCTGGGCGGCAGACGATTATCCCGTTTTATGGCCTGTCGGTTCTGGGTCTGGATGCCGGGCAGGTCGGGCTGATCCAGTCCGCGTCGTCGAGTGTCGACATGATCCTGTTCATACCGGCCGGCTACCTGATGGACCACTTCGGGCGCAAGGTCGCAGCGGTCCCGTCGTTTGCCGTGATGGCGGTCGGGATGGTGCTGGTGCCGTTCACGACCGGATACCTGACGTTGATGGCGGCGGCGACGCTGATCGGTGTCGGCAATGGCCTCGGCAGCGGCACGATGATGACGCTGGGAGCGGACCTCGCGCCGCCGGGGGCAACCGGTGAGTTCCTGGGGCTCTGGCGGCTGATCGGCGATTCCGGCCGCGCAGGTGGTCCGTTGGCAGTCGGCAGCCTCACGGACGCACTTGGCTTCGAGTACACGTCGTTCATCCTGGCAGCAGTCGGCCTTAGCGCGTCGGGGATCCTGGCGCTGCTGGTGAAGGAGACCCGCGTCGCCGACGACCCGGTGCTTGACTCAGGCGCTCCGCCCGGCGGCTAG
- a CDS encoding AhpC/TSA family protein, with translation MSKTVGTIRRTMIPSACLAARFSHDNLAVECIGDAHNTMKDRKMSLFTQLDWSKFAMQAPATTAFDLPLYTVTGETVQMSEIWRHGTTAFTFVRYLSCLFCKEQVREYNRSVEAIAAAGLRVVIVTPASVEDTVFWAQSLDIPYPIYCDPEQATYAVYGFVKGSPGQLVNPRIIVRGARAVMRGNLPALPKGGDPRQLPGTAIVSADGRLLHHHIARDASDYLALDELLEQAKRIEAMIAT, from the coding sequence ATGAGTAAGACGGTCGGAACAATTCGACGCACCATGATTCCTTCAGCCTGTCTTGCGGCACGATTCTCGCATGACAATCTCGCAGTTGAGTGTATCGGAGACGCGCACAACACCATGAAAGACCGTAAGATGAGCCTGTTCACTCAACTTGACTGGAGCAAATTCGCGATGCAAGCACCGGCCACCACCGCGTTTGATTTACCCCTGTATACCGTGACCGGAGAGACGGTCCAGATGTCGGAAATCTGGCGGCACGGAACCACCGCATTTACGTTTGTCAGGTACCTGTCATGCCTGTTCTGTAAAGAGCAGGTCCGTGAATACAACCGGTCCGTGGAGGCGATCGCGGCCGCCGGTCTCCGCGTGGTCATCGTCACCCCCGCATCTGTCGAAGACACTGTATTCTGGGCGCAGTCACTCGACATTCCCTATCCGATCTATTGTGATCCAGAACAGGCCACTTACGCCGTCTATGGCTTCGTCAAGGGTTCGCCGGGCCAACTCGTCAACCCCCGGATTATCGTCCGCGGCGCTCGCGCAGTGATGCGTGGCAACCTGCCAGCACTGCCGAAGGGTGGCGATCCGCGCCAGCTGCCGGGCACTGCAATCGTCAGCGCCGACGGCAGGCTACTCCACCACCACATCGCACGCGACGCGTCGGACTATCTGGCTCTTGACGAATTGCTGGAGCAGGCCAAGCGCATCGAGGCAATGATCGCGACCTAG
- a CDS encoding thermonuclease family protein gives MSARATQTALSGGASASSGTGDAPDGMLAHVDRVVDGDTIIVELDGRDERLRYIGVDAPESVKQDYPVECFGPEASTENKRLVDGRYVMLVKDVSDRDQYGRLLRYVYVQDDSTGEWVFVNMRLVEEGYATSVTFPPDVAHLSEFRAAEREARDAGRGLWGSCSTR, from the coding sequence TTGAGTGCACGCGCGACGCAGACAGCACTGTCTGGCGGCGCGTCAGCGTCATCCGGGACGGGCGATGCGCCGGATGGCATGCTCGCCCACGTCGATCGTGTCGTCGATGGCGACACCATCATCGTCGAGCTCGATGGTCGTGATGAGCGTTTGCGCTATATTGGCGTCGATGCCCCTGAATCGGTGAAACAGGACTATCCGGTGGAGTGTTTCGGGCCGGAGGCGAGTACTGAGAACAAGCGCCTGGTCGATGGTCGCTACGTCATGCTGGTCAAGGACGTGAGCGATCGGGATCAGTACGGTCGGCTGTTGCGCTATGTCTACGTGCAGGACGACAGCACCGGCGAGTGGGTGTTCGTCAACATGCGTTTGGTCGAAGAGGGCTACGCAACCTCGGTGACATTCCCGCCTGATGTCGCGCATCTCTCGGAGTTCCGCGCAGCTGAGCGTGAGGCGCGCGACGCAGGTCGTGGCCTTTGGGGTTCCTGTTCGACGCGCTAG
- a CDS encoding dipeptidase → MDDPAAHALHKSAIVADAHSDVFCDVARRRLVGETEVLARLHVPAWRSGGVNLVVTTLFTEEEHKPDRALRRAVTLVGSALADIDETPDVSLCRTRAEIDATIADGQIAFVLAMEGGEPIQDGVASLRMFYELGIRVLGLTWNQRNLLAEGIGEARANGGLTELGREIVAEANRLGILLDASHLSVRSFWDLIEASERPVIASHSNALALCGHPRNLDDDQIRAIAQSGGIIGINAVAQFIDDNRDAASLERMLDHLDHVASIAGVEHIALGPDFVDYMRSGPGEPLSHAPDGIPTGFSTISEFPNVTAGLLARGYDENTIRGVLGGNLLRLLDSVMAG, encoded by the coding sequence ATGGACGATCCGGCTGCCCACGCACTCCACAAATCAGCAATTGTCGCCGACGCGCATTCGGACGTGTTCTGCGACGTCGCTCGACGCAGGCTCGTTGGTGAGACTGAAGTCCTGGCGCGCCTCCACGTTCCAGCATGGAGATCCGGTGGCGTTAACCTCGTCGTGACAACCCTGTTCACCGAAGAGGAACACAAGCCAGACCGCGCCTTGCGCCGCGCTGTGACGCTGGTTGGCTCGGCATTGGCCGACATCGACGAGACGCCCGACGTATCGCTCTGCCGCACCCGCGCCGAGATCGACGCCACGATCGCCGATGGTCAGATCGCGTTTGTCCTGGCGATGGAGGGCGGCGAGCCGATTCAGGACGGCGTTGCGTCATTGCGCATGTTCTACGAGCTGGGAATCCGTGTCCTCGGCCTCACCTGGAATCAGCGCAACCTGCTGGCCGAAGGGATTGGCGAAGCGCGCGCGAACGGCGGGCTGACCGAGCTGGGCCGCGAGATCGTCGCGGAAGCCAATCGCCTCGGCATCCTCCTCGATGCCTCGCACCTGTCAGTCCGCTCGTTCTGGGATCTGATCGAGGCGAGCGAGCGTCCCGTCATCGCCTCGCACTCCAACGCGCTGGCGCTCTGCGGCCACCCACGCAACCTGGACGACGACCAGATCAGGGCGATCGCGCAGAGCGGCGGGATTATCGGCATCAACGCTGTCGCGCAGTTCATCGACGACAACCGCGACGCCGCGAGCCTGGAGCGTATGCTCGATCATCTCGACCATGTCGCTTCGATCGCCGGGGTTGAGCATATCGCTCTCGGCCCGGACTTTGTCGACTACATGCGGTCTGGACCCGGTGAGCCACTTTCCCATGCGCCAGACGGCATACCAACTGGATTCTCAACAATCAGCGAGTTCCCGAATGTGACGGCCGGATTGCTGGCTCGTGGTTATGACGAAAATACGATCCGCGGAGTACTCGGCGGGAACCTGCTGCGGCTCCTCGACTCCGTGATGGCTGGCTAG